The DNA region CCCAGATGGTGATATATGACAGCCCTGCCTTGTCCAGTCCTCATGTGAGGTTCAACGCCCCTTGACTCCAATTTTGGAGACTGAACACCACCTTTCCTGGAATGTCCTGGTCCATTTACttcttagaagtctcacaacaccaggttaaagtcatagaaatcatagatttttatcatagaaatcatagaaaccctacagtgcagaaggaggccattcggcccatcgagtctgcaccgaccacaatcccacccaggccctacccccacatatttacccgctaatccctctaacctacgcatctcaggactctaaggggcaattttttttttaacctggccaatcaacctaacccgcacatgtttggactgtgggaggaaaccggagcacccagaggaaacccacgcagacacgaggagaatgtgcaaactccacacagacagtgacccgagccgggaatcgaacccgggaccctggagctgtgaagcagcagtgctaaccactgtgttaccgtgccgcctgtagtccaacaggtttatttggcagcactagctttcggagccccaagccccttcttcagtgaggactcgtgttcacaaacagcatataaagacacaaacacaatttacaagataatgggtggaatgcgagtctttacaggtaatcaagtctgaaaggtacagacaatgtgagtggagagagggttaagcacaggttaaagagatgtgtattgtctccagccaggacagtttgtgagattttgcaagtccaggcaagtcgtgggggttacaggtagtgtgacatgaacccaagatcctggttgaggccatcctcatgtgtgtggaacttggctatcagtctctgctcagcgattctgcgttgtgtgtcatgaaggccaccttggagaatgcttacccgaagatcagaggctgaatgcccgtgactgctgaagtgttccccgattggaagggaacactcctgcctggtgattgttgaacggtgttcattcattcattcattgtcgtagcgtctgcatggtttccccaatgtaccatgcctcaggacatcctttcctgcagcgtatcaggtagacaacgttggccgagttgcaagagtatgtaccgtgtacctggtggatggtgttctcacgtgagatgatggcatccgtgtcgatgatccagcatgtcttgcagaggttgctgaggcagggttatgtgatgtcgtggtcactgttctcctgaaggctgtaaaGACTTGTATTCCTATTACAGTCTGGACCTTGTTTGAGTGATGTTGCTCAGCGTACAATAGACCAGGATGATTgtgaccattctctctctctggagaatacTGTGATCCACTTTAAGATGTAGCCAGTACCTGAAACAGATATCAGGGCATCCTTTTGAAAGGGTACCGAAATCAGAATTAAGAGACAGGCTGCCCCCCCACCGCTGCCTCCCTGCCACAATGGGCATTGGGACCAacaccttcctcccccccccccccgcccacccccaatcTATCCACCAATAATCTCTTCCCCTTGCCCCCATTCATCATTGCTGGCAATTCCCCATTCCATATCCTCTCCCTGTCTGCTGaatctgccccttggcactgccaggttggcacagccAGGGTACTAGGGCACTGCcctgccatgtccctgaccagctGGGGACTACACAGGCATCCGCACCCACAGGCACTATCATCTCGACTGTTGGAGTGCAGTAGTGGTTCCTGCTGGTGTGCCATTACACTGGCGGGGGAATATCTGATGTCCCTAGAAGATATGCATTATGCTATTTAACCatgtttaaatgcattcaaattgatAGTTATCAGCTTCTTGCCCTAGCTTGACATGAACCTAGTTACGTCAccagcagggtggggtggggaagatctCATTATATGACCTCGCCGGCGCAAAACCCATTATGGCCCTCTCGCAAGAGTTAGCATCCATAACAGGATTTGTGACTACGGCAAACGGGCCCAGAAGATTGTGGTCACTACCTCTGTGCTGGACTTTGAAGCTGTACAGGTAGGACTTTCATTTGAGAGAGCATGATGGGACTTTAGTGCCTCATTGATAGTATCTCCAAACTACCACAGCTTCTGAGCTTAGTAGGTGCAAGAAAGAGATTTCAAAATGGTTTCTTGTCGCATAACCTTTTCCCATGATTTCAGAAAGGTTTGTCTATCCAGAGAGTGCAGAGTTTTAGCTGATCTGGTGACGGATGACCAGAAACGTAAAATCTTCAACCCTTTGGACTTAAGAGTGATCAACCAGGAAGGAAAAGAGTAAACGTAATTGGTGAACGAGGGTCTAGACCTTGGATATGAGGGATTGACATCGACAGAAGCATTGTGGTGAATGGACATTGTggtcagagggggcgggggggggggggggtgcgtgtgcgcACGTGCATGGGGTCTCAGGAGTGGGTATGGGGCAGAATCAGACCCTGCTTTAGGAGGTGATGTGACTTATAGACAGATCCTCTTCAGGTGATGGGTGTTTGACTAACACCATGGGTAATGTTTGTACTCTCCTTTCTGAGAGGATTACAATCCTGAGtatgaggagggagtggggggtgagtcTCTCCCTCAGCCCATACATCAATGTATAACGATATGATAtgttcacctttcattcttctaagatTCATTTCGTATTCAGGAAAAGATCTTGAGGTTGTTGTTTATCTGCTGTTTTATCGATCTTCTGTATAGATTTATATCTTAGAAATTCACTTTTTCAACTTAACCCAAACTCTGAGTTGTCAGCATAGTGTGTTCCTATTCACTGAAACACGAGCCTACAGTAAGAGCCCTGTATAGAATATATTGGTCAATTGGGCTGGTATACTTTCTCCATTAATGAATTTATAATTTCCAGTTCACAGGAAGCATGATGTTTCCCTAAGAAAAGAAGAACtgaatttatataaataacttcATGAATGCAGCACATTTGAAAACACCTAAACAAACCGTTTTTTGAAGCGTAGTTTGGAAACATGGCAGACAATTTGTGCATAGGACGATCCCAAAATGTGATAATGTCCAGaaaatctgtttttgtgacattTTATTGCAGTATCCATTTTGGCCGGGACATCCTGGATTTTAGCTAAGGGGGCGGCGAAAGgttattgaaaggcggagcagtcGCCAGGGGACTAATGGCTGACtcatgctcctaattcatatgttcatataactcccctgttcttcaacAATATAGTGTCATTGGACCTcctacattcacctgagagggcaaatGAGGGCCTTGATTTAACTCATCTGAAAGATGTTACCtcggacaatgcagcactccctcagtggggGTCGGTATGCTCAGTTGCctgatggctggtttgtgatgcagaaggacggcaacagcacaggttcaattcccatactggccaaggttattcgtgaaggccgccttctcAACCGTAcctcttgcctgaggtgtggtaaccctcaagttaaatcaccaccagcctatggtcatctgggactttggCGAATTGACCATTAccttactccctcagtactgcactgcagtgtcagcctctgctcaagtctctggagcgaAATTTGAACCCACAACACACTTCGACACGGGAGTGCTAACTAAACCACGGCTGACAATAACTTAGAATATTTCTGTTGTCTTAGATTCAGTTTTTAAGGAGTTAAGTTCCAAGGCTGTGTACGGGATGCTTCTCCGCCTGTAAACTGGCAGCCTGaaagcttgatttgatttaaagtGGTAACTGGTTGGAGCTGCAGGTGTCAGTGTTGTCTTTATGTTTGGGTTCCTGAGGCTGTGAAAAGTGATAAAGTCCCTGGTGTCAGCTGCAATGGACATTTTAAGGGATTGTCTTCAATCAGTACTgctgattgggcggcacggtagcacagtagggcggcacggtagcacagtggttagcactgctgcttcacagctccagggacctgggttcgattcccggcttgggtcactgtctgtgtggagtttgcacattctccctgtgtctgcgtgggtttcctccgggtgctctggtttcctcccacagtccaaagatgtgcgggttaggttgattggccatgctaaaattgccccttagtgtcctgggatgcgtggattagagggattagcgggtaaaatatgtagggatatgggggtagggcctgggtgggattgtggtcggtgcagactcgatgggctgaatggcctctttctgcactgtagggtttctatgattctatgattaaccatTCTGCTTTCATTCACTCATGAAAGTCCTATTGTTTAGGCACAGTCTGTCTTGAATAAACCAGTTTACCCAGGAAAGCTCAGTGAGGTTGTTGagcttgtttccaaatccctccatggcctctcccctccctatccctgtaatctcttgcactcctcagtgctgcactggagagtCGACCAGgattttttgtgctcaagtcctggagtgggacttgaacccacaaccctctgactcagagaccaagattgtgggttcaagtccaactccagaTGGATTATTCCATGAACATGGATTAAAGTTGTTGTCAGGGTCACACGAATAATTCCTCAGACTCTGGGCTCCCTGTACAAACCGCCACCCAGCATTTATTGAAATACAAACATGTTGTAAAATGAGTGAAGAAATTATCCTGTAGATGCATTTATCATGAAGTCAATCAGATCACAATGTACCACCCTTAAATAAAACTGCTTCAGAGTATGAAACTACTTGACAAATATGCAACAACCAAACACACACGGATTGGGATCGAGAGTTTACATTAGTTTGTGCCATTTTTGTCTGCATAATTTGGCTgaaattgaccatatcagaaaattTAAATGCAAGTTAAATATGAAGTGTACAAAGAACAGGACAACAGAtaacaggcactttggcccaccaaatctgtgccgacacatgatgcctttctaatctaaagaccttttgcctctacatggtccgtaTCACTTTATTCCCTtcccattcatgtatctgtcaagatgcttcttaaacattgctattccaTCTGCTTCTACCGCCTCATCTGGCATCGCTTTTCAAGCACTTGCCAATCTCTGGATTAAAAACTTGGCTCTCACAACTCCCTCCAACTTTTCCCCtttcagtggaaacatcctctccacgtccactctatccaggccttgcagtatcttgtaagcttcaataagatctccccctcatccttctaaactcccaacgagtacagacccagtccCTGAGTGAGTGTCACCGGGCGGAGTGACTGAGGGTGCATGTTTTACCGGGTTGTGAACACCAAACGCAAGAGTGTGAATTTAAGTCTAAATCAAGACAAAAGATTGGAGGCAACCAGATTTCTCAACtgtgggcttttaaaaaaaacagattaatGTTTAGTTCACTTCATTGGAAGAGAGctggacagagggtggtgggtgcctggaactcactgccaggggaggtagtggaagcagatacaatagtgagttttaagaggcatctgaacaaatacatgaataagatgggaatagaaggatctgGTCCCTGGATGAGTAGggcgttttagttcagttgggcagcatggtcggtgcaggcttggagggccaaagggcctgttcctgtgctgtaattttctttgttcttttaccttaaacctatgtcccccagtaaggcatttgacaaagtcccacatggcaggttggttaagaaggttaaggctcatgggatacaaggagaagtggctagatgggtggagaactggcttggccataggagacagagggtagtggtcgaagggtctttttccggctggaggtctgtgaccagtggtgttctgcagggctctgtactgggacctctgctatttgtgatatatataaatgatttggaagaaggtgcaaccggtgtaatcagcaagtttgcggatgacacgaagatggctggacttgcggatagcgaagagcattgtcgggcaatacagcaggatatagataggctggaaaattgggcggagaggtggcagatggagtttaatccggataaatgcgaagtgatgcattttggaagaaataatgtagggaggagttatacaataaatggcagagtcatcaggagtatagaaacacagagggacctaggtgtgcaagtccacaaatccttgaaggtggcaacacaggtggagaaggtggtgaagaaggcatatggtatgcttgcctttataggacggggtatagagtataaaagctggagtctgatgatgcagctgtatagaacgctggttaggccacatttggagtactgcgtccagttctggtcgccgcactaccagaaggacgtggaggcgttagagagagtgcagagaaggtttaccaggatgttgcctggtatggagggtcttagctatgaggagagattgggtaaactggggttgttctccctggaaagacggagaatgaggggagatctaatagaggtgtacaagattatgaaggggatagatagggtgaacggtgggaagctttttcccagatcagaagtgacgttcacaaggggtcacgggctcaaggtgagaggggcgaagtgtaactcagatattagagggatgttttttacacagagagtggtgggggcctggaatgcgctgccaagtagggtggtggaggcaggcacgctgacatcgtttaagacttacctggatagtcacatgagcagcctgggaatgcagggatacaaacgattggtctagttggactaaggagcggcacaggcttggagggtcgaagggcctgtttcctgtgctgtactgttctttgttctttgttctaagaagtctcagaacaccaggttaaagacaaacatgtttatttggaatcatgagctttcagagcgctattCCAAGAATATTAACATACCCTTTGCTAGACTCATCATcaaccatgtccttctcctttgtgaataccgatgcaaagtatttgttaaggacctcatccacttcctccagctccacacataaattccctcctttgtccttgagtggacctacccttcccCTAGTTACCCTCTTGCTCCTTTATATACATGTAAaataccttgggattttccttaatcctgtttgtcaAAGACATTTCATGGGCTCCTTTTAGCCTCCTAACTCCTTGTTTAATTTCTTTCCTGCTTTCTATatattcttcactgtctgtcttcAGTTTCCAAAACCTTACTTATGCCTCCTTTTTCTTATTGACTAAGGTCACAATTTCTCTTCACCCAAggttcccaaatcttgccatcCTTGTCCTTCATTTTCACATGAACATGCTGGTCCTCAACtctaatcaactggcctttaaaagattcccacatgacatgtggatttaccctcaaacagctgccTGCAAtctacattccccagttcctgcctaatattgtcatagttagccttcctccagtttagtactttcacctgAGGTCTACTCTTATCCTGATCCATAAATAACTTAAAACTtacggaattatggtcactgtttccaaactgctccccccctccctcctccctccctcccctcctttgATAACCTGGCGAGGCTTATTTCCCAATACCAGGCGTAATATGGCTCCTTCCAGAGTTGGACTATTTACATATTGCTTCAAGAAACctgcctggacacacctaacaaatccCCTGCCAATTAAGCCCCTGGCATGAAGGGAGTCCCAGTCAAATAAGGGAAGTTACAATCACCCACCATAACAACTCTGCTGTTTTAAATTTTTCCATAATCTGTCCACATATCTCTGTCTCCGGCTGGCTGTTGGGAAGGCTCTAGTCCAACCCCATCAGAGTGATTTCACCATTCCTAAAATCATATATTGAACTTTTGTGATCTTTAACACTGATTTGTTAAACATCACCCAGGAGGCGATTCCCAAATGGGAATGAGAGTGGTGAGTTTCTGCCGATTGCACCTGCTTGAGGCGGCTCTTCAAATTACACTCAGGATTTTTGGGTGTTCAGGCACGAACAATCTGGGGCAGGACATTCCTGGGAAAGGAAAATGAACTGGGACATCCCAGGAGAGGTAAACGGATCAGGACAGCTCAGGAGAATAACCTGAAGAGCTGAATAAGTCTCAGAATTTGGAGCTGAGGAAGGCTGAACCTCTACAGCAGGCGAGCCCTGGGCAGGGTAGGACTGTAAGATATCAAACCATGGGGCATCTACTCACACTGAGCCTCAGCACACTCCCTGAATCAACAAGAAATCCCAGGAATAGAGGAACTCCTCAGTTACTGGGTCAATTTCCCCTCTctgggtctccctctctctcctgtccatGTGCTGATCCCACCACTGCACATCATCACTGCCTTGGATGCTGTGGATCTTCCTCTTCTGATCTGCTGTCAAACACATCCGAGGCGACACATCCCACACTGATGTCAGTTTGAAAGCCTCCGAGGATGAAGAATGCGATTCCCACACTAGAAATCTCTGTCAAACATTTACCAGGGGAACTGAGACAGCAGCTGCAATAAGTGAGGTTTTATTCAGATGGGacaatgacaagtttaaatcTCCACCTGATCTGCTGCTCAAAGTCGCCTCCGTTTCACTGGTCAGTTTCCCAAACTTCTGGAAACTCATGTTACTCCAGAAATATttggattggctgtgagagacgtcaatcagagagcccacccactctgcccattccctcctcttcctctttcacagctgcttcacttcctgtagggactgaaaaccaagtgaggagatggtgagtgaaggagcagaatttataataattacattgcataatatccacactaatgttcaggcagtctgactatcctgtggggaatcaggtgtggaaatgtcccttatgctgtgtgagaagatccagctgaaagacctgtttactcggtgctttgtgctgagctgtttgattggagctgtgtgttggatattgagtgtgttgatgggaagcatttcccttctgatttacaggctgagttttgttgatggaTCATTActgaatatgagaaggtgagcTGTAATTATCTGGGAGTGGCTAGCACTTCCTGCCCAGTATGTTTTCTTCAAATGATTTGGGAAAATAAGGGGGAATTAATATTTCTGCTGATTGAAAAAGGACTTGCATCTGATCCCCACACAGGGCAATAGCAGACTGGCACTTACTGTGAAACAGTCTGTAACTGAGGAGTTAGTCCCGTCagcaaaggaggagagggagttggaggaaatcatgtttccttttcctgttttacagaaggATTGCACCATACTACACCAGAGAATACAGAGAGGATAGACACCACAGATAGATCCTGACCATCACCCAAGGAAGAACTGTACAAGTGTGGGAAGACATCCAGTCCCTTCCCAGCATTGCTCAAGGTtggtcagtgaaaccatcatcTGGAAATCGATCGGGTCAGGGGTATGGATCTGTTGAGCAACTGTTAACACAAGACGCTCCATGGAAGTGAAACCATTTAAGTGTGATATGTGCGGTAAAGCCTTTGTGACATCTACCGTACTCTTAAGACATCAGAGGAagcacacaggagagaaaccctTTAAGTGTGAGGTTTGTGAGTTGGCTTTCACCCAATCTTCTCAGCTCCTGAGGCACAGgaagattcacactggggagaaaccattcacatgtgaggtgtgcaacaaatcattctcacaGTCGTGTAGCCTCCGCAGACACCAACGtactcacacaggggagaagccatTTATCTGCGAGGTGTGCGATAAATCATTTTCCCAatcatcaaccctctgcatccaccaacgcattcacactggggaaaaaccATTCAAGTGTCATGTGTGTGATAAAGCCTTTACACAATCGTCAAAACTCCTGCTCCATCAGAGAGTCCACACAGGGGTAAAACCATTCAAGTGTGAGGTTTGTAACCAATCATTCTTGTCATCATCAACTCTCCGCTCAcatcaacgcattcacactggagagaaaccatttgCCTGTGAgacatgtgacaaatcattctctcaGTTATCGACACTCCGTGTACACCGACGcactcacacaggagagaaacctttcaaatgtgaggtgtgtgacaaatcattctcaggaTCATCACACCTCCGTGTGCATGAACGCATTCACAAAATGGAGAAACCATTCAAGTGTGAGGTGTGTAACAAATCATTCTCGGAGTCATCAAAACTGCTGCTCCATCAgaggattcacacaggggagTAAGTCAACAGGAATGAGAATTGCAATGAAACCTTCTTGATGTCTTTGACTCTCTTGGGACGCCAGAGGATTCACAGAGGAGAGGAACTCCTCAGGTGTGAGGTGTGTGACGAGGCTCTCACACAGCACATATGCTGCTCCATAAACACTCTCACATGGGAGAAACtgggtgctgggaaaattggtgggattgaaggcagataaatttccagggcctgataatctacatccccaagtacttaaggaagtggctttagaaatagtggatgcattgctggtcattttcccagattctatagactctggaacagtccctgcagattggagggtagttaatgtcactccaatattcaaaaagggaggtagagagaaaacaaggaattatagaccagtaagcctaacatcggtactggggaatattcttgaatccattatcaaggactttatagcggagcatttagaaagcagtgccaGGATTAGAAGAGTCAggattatgaaggggaaatcatgcttgacaaatctgttggaattccttgaagatgtaatgagtagagttgacaaggggggccagtcgatgtggtatatttggactttcagaaagtgtttgaaaaaatcctgcataagagattatcatgcaagattaaaatgcatgggattgggggaagtgtattgagatggatagaaaactggttggcagagaggaaacaaagagtaggaatgaatgggtccttttcaaattgtcaggcagtaactagtggggtgccatagggattggtgctgggaccccagctactcacagcatatattaatgatttggatgagagaacaTAATGTAACAtcgcaaagtttgcagatgataccaagttgggtgggagggtgaactgtgacgaggatgcaaagatccttcagcatgatctggacaggttgggtgagtgggcaaatcaatgacagatgcagtataattaggataaatgtgagattattcactttggaagcaaaaacaagaaggcagatgacTACAAgactggctgtaaattgggagaggggagtgttcagcgggacttgggtgtccttgtgcaccagtcgctgaaggtaagcatgcaggtgcaggaggcaaatggtatattggccttcattgtgagaggttttgaatacaggggcagggatgtgttgttgcaattatacagggccttggtgaggccacacctagagtattgtgtgcagttttggtctctttttctgaggaaggatgttcttgctttcgcggaagtgcagtgaaagtttaccagattgattctagggatgacgggactgatctatgaggagagattgactaggttaggattgttttcgctggagttcagacgaatgaggggcaaATCTCTTataagagacttataaaattctaacaggactaaaccgggtagatgcaggaaggatattcccgatgataggggagtccagaaccagggggggtcGCAGTCTTAGGATTCGGggaagaccatttaggatggaggtgagaagacatttcttcacccaaagagtggtgagcctgtggaattcattacctcaggaagtagttgatgccgaaacattaaatatattcaagaggcagctagatatagcacttgaggcaaatgggatgaaaggttatggggacaaagcaggattaggctattgagttgggcaaTCAGCTATGagcgtaatgaatggcggagcaggcgcgaaggggaaaatggcctcctcctcctcctatcttccatgtaaaCCCTATTGCTGTGAGTTCTGTAATAAAGAACCCAGTTGTTGGATCTTCTGGAACAATCAGTGAATCCTGTGGGGAACAACGTGACAAAATTCTTGTTGATCTGTTGTCAGAATGTGAATCTCTTACACAAGCTGACTGCAAAGGATGTTCAGTGGTATTGAGGCACAGAACAAGAAGCAGTTTTCACTCACATCAAACAACTAGTGATGACAACGCCAGTGCTGAAGGTACTATGATGTCAGTGATGAAGTTACCCTGCAGTGAGATGCCAGTGAAACAGGACTCGGAGCAACCGTCATGCAGCAAGGAGAGCCAGTTGTGTTTGTACCCAGAGCATTAACACAAACTGATCAATGGCATCTTGTACAAGGGACTGTGGGCATTATCCCTCGAGatgagaaaagaaatgctgaAGCATAAAGCAATGGagtctagtctgaggaaggaaagAGAAATGCTCTATTGGTTAAACATGAGTAATGAAATTAAGAACAACATCAGCCAGTGAAGTTCTTGTAGTAAACATCAAGCTAAGACAAAGCTGTTCATGACTCATTACATCCTAAGCAGACCATGGATGAAGCTTGGAGTAGATCTTTTCACTCTCACTGGAACTGATTATCTCATCAAAATCAACTAATGTTCAGACTACTGGGAGTCAGACCAGCTGATGTCAACAACTACCAGTGAGATTGTAGAATAC from Mustelus asterias chromosome 8, sMusAst1.hap1.1, whole genome shotgun sequence includes:
- the LOC144497047 gene encoding uncharacterized protein LOC144497047; translated protein: MEVKPFKCDMCGKAFVTSTVLLRHQRKHTGEKPFKCEVCELAFTQSSQLLRHRKIHTGEKPFTCEVCNKSFSQSCSLRRHQRTHTGEKPFICEVCDKSFSQSSTLCIHQRIHTGEKPFKCHVCDKAFTQSSKLLLHQRVHTGVKPFKCEVCNQSFLSSSTLRSHQRIHTGEKPFACETCDKSFSQLSTLRVHRRTHTGEKPFKCEVCDKSFSGSSHLRVHERIHKMEKPFKCEVCNKSFSESSKLLLHQRIHTGE